A single genomic interval of Oncorhynchus tshawytscha isolate Ot180627B linkage group LG15, Otsh_v2.0, whole genome shotgun sequence harbors:
- the LOC112214417 gene encoding kinesin-like protein KIF21A isoform X3, with the protein MSGQDESSVRVALRIRPQLAREKIEGCHICTFCMPAEPQVMLGKDKAFTYDYVFDMDSQQDIIYTHCTEKLIDGCFEGYNATIFAYGQTGSGKTYTMGTGFDVNISEEELGIIPRAVKHLFRGIEERRHSATEQGKPVPEFKINAQFLELYNEEVLDLFESKRDVDGKRQKSTIKIHEDASGGIYTVGVTTRTVTSEAEMMQCLKLGALSRTTASTQMNIQSSRSHAIFTIHLCQVRVCTPDDSESNETDGRLANGSSEISSEFETLTAKFHFVDLAGSERLKRTGATGDRAKEGISINCGLLALGNVISALGDRSKRSTHVPYRDSKLTRLLQDSLGGNSQTVMIACISPSDRDFMETLSCLNYANRARNIKNKVMVNQDKASQQISALRTDIARLQMELMEYKTGKRMVGEDGMESINDMVHENSMLQTENSNLRIRVKAMQETIDAQRARLTQYLSDQANQVLAKVGEGTEEIGNMIQNYIKEIEELRAKLLESESVNENLRKTLSRANTRSSLYAGGGSFSPAHFAPEIVASDIIEMAKKDLEKLKKKERKKKKSVVKEGVPDNEQERGNDEAEGEDHVSDHEEGEELEGEEEEYEMEGEESSDESDSEELDEKEDFQADLANITCEIAIKQKLIDELENSQRRLHTLKQQYEQKLMMLQSKIRDTQLERDKVLHNMAELVVSAGSVETCTEEKAKKIKLEYEKKLSSMNKEMQKLQSAQKEHARLLKNQSQYEKQLKKLNQDVAEMKKTKVGLMRQMKEVQEKNRVSECRRNREIATLKKDQRKHEHQLRQLEAQKRQQDLVLRRKNEEVTALRRQVRPTSGKVNRKVSLPEPLQDPSHRGIPGRPHSAGAVAPNGTPRKYPLRTGSVYTTRTARAKWQSLERRITDIIMQRLTISNMEADMNRFLKQREDLTKRREKVSRKREKIATEGTDTDRSIQSLNEEMDALAANIDYINDSIADCQANIVQMEEAKEEGDTVDITAVISSCNLSEARFLLDHFLHMAINKGLQAAQKDSQVKMMEGRLKQTEINSATQNQLLFHMLKEKAELNPELDALLGNAMQEIGYLLVGENGDDSSSDESSTTSPATEGSLLASDLLKLCGEAKPRKARRRTTTQMELLYAGSGEFDSPTGDFSASLLPMAEAQEGTGDMGPVAGYLGDREQGTHCNSLSGVWSSMGAESRSLERSPRTPRRMLEKGGQPPLDVKEHTPMDPKGHPAYQGQRGVINPVSSPKSSHAARLKCVYVAEGHTKPVMCVDCTDDLLFTGSKDRTCKVWNLVTGQEIMSLGDHPSSVVSVRYCSSLVFTVSTAYIKVWDIRDSAKCIRTLTSSGQVSSGDSCVSLRSLSIPPGENQINQISLNPTGSYLYSASGNLVRMWDLRKFVSTGKLTGHLGPVLCLTVDQMGNGQDVVLTGSKDHTLKMFEVTEGVQGSIVSCHNFEPPHQECIVSLAVQGNSLYSSSRDYCIKKWDLSRKRLVQQAASAHSDWVSALGVVPGCPVMLSADRGGLLKLWHADTLAPLGDLRGHDSPVNGLATNSSQLFTASDDRTVKIWQAKGSLEEGIH; encoded by the exons ATGAGCGGACAGGACGAAAGTTCGGTGCGGGTCGCGTTGAG GATTCGTCCTCAGCTGGCGAGGGAGAAGATCGAGGGATGTCACATCTGTACGTTCTGCATGCCCGCCGAGCCCCAGGTGATGCTGGGTAAAGACAAGGCGTTCACTTACGACTACGTGTTTGACATGGACTCCCAGCAGGACATCATCTACACACACTGCACTGAGAAACTCATCGATGGATGCTTCGAGGGGTACAACGCTACCATCTTCGCCTATGGACAG ACTGGTTCGGGGAAGACCTACACCATGGGCACAGGGTTTGACGTGAACATCAGTGAGGAGGAGTTGGGCATCATTCCCCGGGCAGTCAAGCACCTCTTCAGGGGCATTGAGGAACGACGGCACTCCGCCACAGAGCAGGGCAAGCCTGTACCCGAGTTCAAGATCAACGCACAGTTCCTGGAG CTGTACAATGAGGAAGTGTTGGATCTGTTTGAATCAAAGCGGGACGTGGATGGGAAGAGACAGAAGTCCACCATCAAGATTCATGAGGATGCTAGCGGAGGCATCTACACTGTGGGAGTCACCACGCGCACGGTCACCTCCGAGGCAGAG ATGATGCAGTGTCTGAAGCTGGGTGCTCTGTCCCGTACTACAGCCAGCACCCAGATGAACATCCAGAGCTCGCGCTCCCATGCCATCTTCACCATCCACCTGTGCCAAGTCAGAGTCTGCACTCCAGACGACAGC GAGTCCAATGAGACAGACGGCCGCCTGGCCAACGGTTCCTCTGAGATCAGCTCTGAGTTCGAGACGCTGACGGCTAAGTTTCACTTTGTGGACCTGGCTGGGTCGGAGAGACTAAAGAGGACAGGAGCTACTGGGGATAGAGCCAAGGAAGGCATCTCCATCAACTGTGGACTG CTTGCTCTGGGTAACGTGATCAGTGCTCTGGGGGACAGAAGTAAGAGGTCCACCCACGTGCCTTACAGGGACTCGAAACTCACCCGGCTACTGCAGGACTCTCTGGGAGGAAACAG tcAAACGGTGATGATAGCCTGTATCAGCCCATCTGACCGGGACTTCATGGAGACACTGAGCTGTCTGAACTACGCTAACCGAGCCAGGAACATTAAGAACAAGGTGATGGTGAACCAGGACAAAGCCTCCCAGCAGATATCAGCTCTCAGGACTGATATTGCCAGGCTACAGATGGAACTGATGGAGTACAAGACG gGCAAGCGTATGGTGGGGGAAGACGGCATGGAGAGCATCAACGACATGGTCCATGAGAACAGCATGctacagacagagaacagtaACCTGAGGATCAGGGTCAAGGCCATGCAGGAGACCATTGACGCCCAGAGGGCCAGACTCACACAGTACCTCAgtgaccaggccaaccaggttcTGGCCAAAGTGG GTGAGGGGACTGAGGAAATTGGAAATATGATCCAGAACTATATCAAAGAAATCGAGGAGCTCAG AGCCAAGCTCCTGGAGAGTGAGTCAGTGAATGAGAACCTCCGTAAAACCCTGTCCCGTGCCAACACACGTTCCTCCCTGTACGCTGGTGGGGGCTCCTTCTCCCCAGCCCACTTCGCCCCCGAGATAGTGGCTTCCGACATCATCGAGATGGCCAAGAAAGATCTGGAGAAActcaagaagaaagagaggaagaaaaagaagAG TGTGGTCAAGGAGGGGGTACCAGACAACGAACAGGAACGAGGCAACGACGAGGCTGAGGGG GAGGACCACGTCAGTGAccatgaggaaggagaggagctggagggagaagaggaggagtatgagatggagggagaggagagctcGGACGAGTCCGACTCTGAAGAACTGGATGAGAAAG AGGACTTCCAGGCGGATCTGGCCAACATCACGTGTGAGATCGCCATCAAGCAGAAGCTGATAGACGAGCTGGAGAACAGCCAGCGCCGTCTGCACACGCTCAAACAGCAGTACGAACAGAAACTCATGATGCTGCAGAGCAAGATCAGAGACACACAGCTGGAGAGGGACAAGGTGCTGCACAACATGG CTGAGTTAGTTGTGTCTGCAGGCTCAGTGGAGACGTGCACGGAGGAGAAGGCTAAGAAGATCAAGTTAGAATATGAGAAGAAGCTGAGCTCTATGAACAAGGAGATGCAGAAGCTGCAGTCAGCCCAGAAGGAACACGCACGCCTCCTCAAGAACCAATCACAGTACGAGAAGCAGCTCAAGAAACTCAACCAGGATGTGGCTGAGATGAAGAAAACAAAG GTGGGCCTGATGCGCCAGATGAAGGAGGTGCAGGAGAAAAACAGAGTGTCAGAGTGCCGACGCAACCGAGAGATCGCTACTCTGAAGAAGGACCAGCGCAAACATGAG CACCAACTGAGACAGCTGGAGGCTCAGAAGAGGCAGCAGGACCTGGTACTACGCAGGAAAAATGAGGAG GTGACAGCTCTGAGGAGACAGGTGAGGCCCACTTCagggaaggtgaacagaaaggtgAGCCTACCGGAGCCCCTCCAGGACCCTTCACACCGTGGCATCCCAGGCAGACCTCACTCTGCTGGGGCAGTAGCCCCCAATGGAACCCCAAG GAAGTACCCGTTGAGGACGGGGAGTGTCTACACCACCAGGACAGCCCGGGCGAAATGGCAGTCTCTGGAGAGACGCATCACTGATATCATCATGCAGAGGCTGACCATCTCAAACATGGAGGCTGATATGAACCGCTTCCTCAAG CAACGTGAGGATCTGACCAAGCGAAGGGAGAAGGTGTCTCGTAAGAGGGAGAAGATCGCCACAGAGGGGACCGACACGGACCGAAGCATCCAGTCTTTGAACGAAGAAATGGATGCCCTGGCGGCCAACATCGACTACATCAACGACAGCATCGCTGACTGTCAGGCTAACATCGTGCAGATGGAGGAAGCGAAG gaggagggagacacaGTGGACATTACCGCGGTGATCAGCTCCTGTAACCTATCAGAAGCCCGCTTCCTGCTTGATCACTTCCTGCACATGGCCATCAACAAG GGTCTGCAGGCGGCCCAGAAGGATTCCCAGGTGAAGATGATGGAGGGCAGGCTGAAGCAGACAGAGATCAACAGCGCCACTCAGAACCAGCTACTGTTCCACATGCTGAAGGAGAAAGCTGAACTCAACCCTGAGCTGGACGCTCTGCTGGGCAACGCAATGCAAG AGATAGGTTACCTACTGGTGG GAGAGAATGGAGATGACAGCAGTAGTGATGAGTCCTCTACCACCAGCCCAGCCACAGAGGGAAG TTTATTGGCCTCTGACCTCCTGAAACTGTGTGGAGAGGCCAAACCTAGGAAG GCACGCAGAAGGACAACCACCCAGATGGAGCTGCTGTATGCTGGTAGTGGTGAATTTGACTCCCCTACGGGGGACTTTTCTGCCTCCCTGCTACCTATGGCAGAGGCCCAGGAAGGGACAGGGGACATGGGGCCAGTAGCAGGATATCTCGgggacagggaacagggaactcaCTGTAACTCACT tTCTGGAGTCTGGTCTTCGATGGGAGCTGAGAGTAGATCACTGGAACGCTCACCTCGAACACCCAGGAGGATGCTAGAGAAGGGAGGACAACCTCCCTTAGACGTCAAGGAACACACACCTATGGACCCCAAAGGACACCCGGCATATCAAGGACAAAG AGGGGTGATCAACCCTGTGTCATCCCCTAAGAGCAGCCATGCTGCCAGACTAAAGTGTGTCTATGTGGCTGAGGGACACACCAAACCTGTCATGTGTGTCGACTGCACTGATGACCTGCTCTTCACTGGCTCTAAAG ATCGTACGTGTAAGGTGTGGAACCTGGTGACTGGTCAAGAGATCATGTCTCTGGGAGATCATCCCAGCAGTGTGGTGTCTGTTAGATACTGTTCCAGCCTGGTCTTCACTGTCTCCACCGCTTACATCAAGGTCTGGGACATCCGAGACTCCGCCAAGTGCATACGCACACTCac gtCGTCGGGCCAGGTGAGTTCAGGGGAcagctgtgtgtctctcaggtCCCTATCCATCCCTCCAGGAGAGAACCAGATCAACCAGATTTCTCTGAACCCTACGGGATCCTACCTCTACTCCGCCTCCGGCAACTTAGTCCGCATGTGGGACCTCAGGAA GTTTGTGTCTACTGGGAAGCTGACGGGTCACCTGGGTCCGGTCTTGTGTCTGACCGTTGACCAGATGGGCAACGGTCAAGACGTGGTCCTAACGGGGTCCAAGGACCACACCCTGAAGATGTTTGAGGTGACGGAGGGTGTCCAGGGCAGCATTGTGTCCTGTCACAACTTTGAGCCACCACACCAGGAGTGTATCGTCTCTCTGGCTGTTCAGGGGAACAGCCTCTACAGCAGCTCCAGAGACTACTGCATCAAGAAGTGGGACCTGTCCCGGAAACGACTAGTACAG
- the LOC112214417 gene encoding kinesin-like protein KIF21A isoform X4 gives MSGQDESSVRVALRIRPQLAREKIEGCHICTFCMPAEPQVMLGKDKAFTYDYVFDMDSQQDIIYTHCTEKLIDGCFEGYNATIFAYGQTGSGKTYTMGTGFDVNISEEELGIIPRAVKHLFRGIEERRHSATEQGKPVPEFKINAQFLELYNEEVLDLFESKRDVDGKRQKSTIKIHEDASGGIYTVGVTTRTVTSEAEMMQCLKLGALSRTTASTQMNIQSSRSHAIFTIHLCQVRVCTPDDSESNETDGRLANGSSEISSEFETLTAKFHFVDLAGSERLKRTGATGDRAKEGISINCGLLALGNVISALGDRSKRSTHVPYRDSKLTRLLQDSLGGNSQTVMIACISPSDRDFMETLSCLNYANRARNIKNKVMVNQDKASQQISALRTDIARLQMELMEYKTGKRMVGEDGMESINDMVHENSMLQTENSNLRIRVKAMQETIDAQRARLTQYLSDQANQVLAKVGEGTEEIGNMIQNYIKEIEELRAKLLESESVNENLRKTLSRANTRSSLYAGGGSFSPAHFAPEIVASDIIEMAKKDLEKLKKKERKKKKSVVKEGVPDNEQERGNDEAEGEDHVSDHEEGEELEGEEEEYEMEGEESSDESDSEELDEKEDFQADLANITCEIAIKQKLIDELENSQRRLHTLKQQYEQKLMMLQSKIRDTQLERDKVLHNMGSVETCTEEKAKKIKLEYEKKLSSMNKEMQKLQSAQKEHARLLKNQSQYEKQLKKLNQDVAEMKKTKVGLMRQMKEVQEKNRVSECRRNREIATLKKDQRKHEHQLRQLEAQKRQQDLVLRRKNEEVTALRRQVRPTSGKVNRKVSLPEPLQDPSHRGIPGRPHSAGAVAPNGTPRKYPLRTGSVYTTRTARAKWQSLERRITDIIMQRLTISNMEADMNRFLKQREDLTKRREKVSRKREKIATEGTDTDRSIQSLNEEMDALAANIDYINDSIADCQANIVQMEEAKEEGDTVDITAVISSCNLSEARFLLDHFLHMAINKGLQAAQKDSQVKMMEGRLKQTEINSATQNQLLFHMLKEKAELNPELDALLGNAMQEIGYLLVGENGDDSSSDESSTTSPATEGSLLASDLLKLCGEAKPRKARRRTTTQMELLYAGSGEFDSPTGDFSASLLPMAEAQEGTGDMGPVAGYLGDREQGTHCNSLSGVWSSMGAESRSLERSPRTPRRMLEKGGQPPLDVKEHTPMDPKGHPAYQGQRGVINPVSSPKSSHAARLKCVYVAEGHTKPVMCVDCTDDLLFTGSKDRTCKVWNLVTGQEIMSLGDHPSSVVSVRYCSSLVFTVSTAYIKVWDIRDSAKCIRTLTSSGQVSSGDSCVSLRSLSIPPGENQINQISLNPTGSYLYSASGNLVRMWDLRKFVSTGKLTGHLGPVLCLTVDQMGNGQDVVLTGSKDHTLKMFEVTEGVQGSIVSCHNFEPPHQECIVSLAVQGNSLYSSSRDYCIKKWDLSRKRLVQQAASAHSDWVSALGVVPGCPVMLSADRGGLLKLWHADTLAPLGDLRGHDSPVNGLATNSSQLFTASDDRTVKIWQAKGSLEEGIH, from the exons ATGAGCGGACAGGACGAAAGTTCGGTGCGGGTCGCGTTGAG GATTCGTCCTCAGCTGGCGAGGGAGAAGATCGAGGGATGTCACATCTGTACGTTCTGCATGCCCGCCGAGCCCCAGGTGATGCTGGGTAAAGACAAGGCGTTCACTTACGACTACGTGTTTGACATGGACTCCCAGCAGGACATCATCTACACACACTGCACTGAGAAACTCATCGATGGATGCTTCGAGGGGTACAACGCTACCATCTTCGCCTATGGACAG ACTGGTTCGGGGAAGACCTACACCATGGGCACAGGGTTTGACGTGAACATCAGTGAGGAGGAGTTGGGCATCATTCCCCGGGCAGTCAAGCACCTCTTCAGGGGCATTGAGGAACGACGGCACTCCGCCACAGAGCAGGGCAAGCCTGTACCCGAGTTCAAGATCAACGCACAGTTCCTGGAG CTGTACAATGAGGAAGTGTTGGATCTGTTTGAATCAAAGCGGGACGTGGATGGGAAGAGACAGAAGTCCACCATCAAGATTCATGAGGATGCTAGCGGAGGCATCTACACTGTGGGAGTCACCACGCGCACGGTCACCTCCGAGGCAGAG ATGATGCAGTGTCTGAAGCTGGGTGCTCTGTCCCGTACTACAGCCAGCACCCAGATGAACATCCAGAGCTCGCGCTCCCATGCCATCTTCACCATCCACCTGTGCCAAGTCAGAGTCTGCACTCCAGACGACAGC GAGTCCAATGAGACAGACGGCCGCCTGGCCAACGGTTCCTCTGAGATCAGCTCTGAGTTCGAGACGCTGACGGCTAAGTTTCACTTTGTGGACCTGGCTGGGTCGGAGAGACTAAAGAGGACAGGAGCTACTGGGGATAGAGCCAAGGAAGGCATCTCCATCAACTGTGGACTG CTTGCTCTGGGTAACGTGATCAGTGCTCTGGGGGACAGAAGTAAGAGGTCCACCCACGTGCCTTACAGGGACTCGAAACTCACCCGGCTACTGCAGGACTCTCTGGGAGGAAACAG tcAAACGGTGATGATAGCCTGTATCAGCCCATCTGACCGGGACTTCATGGAGACACTGAGCTGTCTGAACTACGCTAACCGAGCCAGGAACATTAAGAACAAGGTGATGGTGAACCAGGACAAAGCCTCCCAGCAGATATCAGCTCTCAGGACTGATATTGCCAGGCTACAGATGGAACTGATGGAGTACAAGACG gGCAAGCGTATGGTGGGGGAAGACGGCATGGAGAGCATCAACGACATGGTCCATGAGAACAGCATGctacagacagagaacagtaACCTGAGGATCAGGGTCAAGGCCATGCAGGAGACCATTGACGCCCAGAGGGCCAGACTCACACAGTACCTCAgtgaccaggccaaccaggttcTGGCCAAAGTGG GTGAGGGGACTGAGGAAATTGGAAATATGATCCAGAACTATATCAAAGAAATCGAGGAGCTCAG AGCCAAGCTCCTGGAGAGTGAGTCAGTGAATGAGAACCTCCGTAAAACCCTGTCCCGTGCCAACACACGTTCCTCCCTGTACGCTGGTGGGGGCTCCTTCTCCCCAGCCCACTTCGCCCCCGAGATAGTGGCTTCCGACATCATCGAGATGGCCAAGAAAGATCTGGAGAAActcaagaagaaagagaggaagaaaaagaagAG TGTGGTCAAGGAGGGGGTACCAGACAACGAACAGGAACGAGGCAACGACGAGGCTGAGGGG GAGGACCACGTCAGTGAccatgaggaaggagaggagctggagggagaagaggaggagtatgagatggagggagaggagagctcGGACGAGTCCGACTCTGAAGAACTGGATGAGAAAG AGGACTTCCAGGCGGATCTGGCCAACATCACGTGTGAGATCGCCATCAAGCAGAAGCTGATAGACGAGCTGGAGAACAGCCAGCGCCGTCTGCACACGCTCAAACAGCAGTACGAACAGAAACTCATGATGCTGCAGAGCAAGATCAGAGACACACAGCTGGAGAGGGACAAGGTGCTGCACAACATGG GCTCAGTGGAGACGTGCACGGAGGAGAAGGCTAAGAAGATCAAGTTAGAATATGAGAAGAAGCTGAGCTCTATGAACAAGGAGATGCAGAAGCTGCAGTCAGCCCAGAAGGAACACGCACGCCTCCTCAAGAACCAATCACAGTACGAGAAGCAGCTCAAGAAACTCAACCAGGATGTGGCTGAGATGAAGAAAACAAAG GTGGGCCTGATGCGCCAGATGAAGGAGGTGCAGGAGAAAAACAGAGTGTCAGAGTGCCGACGCAACCGAGAGATCGCTACTCTGAAGAAGGACCAGCGCAAACATGAG CACCAACTGAGACAGCTGGAGGCTCAGAAGAGGCAGCAGGACCTGGTACTACGCAGGAAAAATGAGGAG GTGACAGCTCTGAGGAGACAGGTGAGGCCCACTTCagggaaggtgaacagaaaggtgAGCCTACCGGAGCCCCTCCAGGACCCTTCACACCGTGGCATCCCAGGCAGACCTCACTCTGCTGGGGCAGTAGCCCCCAATGGAACCCCAAG GAAGTACCCGTTGAGGACGGGGAGTGTCTACACCACCAGGACAGCCCGGGCGAAATGGCAGTCTCTGGAGAGACGCATCACTGATATCATCATGCAGAGGCTGACCATCTCAAACATGGAGGCTGATATGAACCGCTTCCTCAAG CAACGTGAGGATCTGACCAAGCGAAGGGAGAAGGTGTCTCGTAAGAGGGAGAAGATCGCCACAGAGGGGACCGACACGGACCGAAGCATCCAGTCTTTGAACGAAGAAATGGATGCCCTGGCGGCCAACATCGACTACATCAACGACAGCATCGCTGACTGTCAGGCTAACATCGTGCAGATGGAGGAAGCGAAG gaggagggagacacaGTGGACATTACCGCGGTGATCAGCTCCTGTAACCTATCAGAAGCCCGCTTCCTGCTTGATCACTTCCTGCACATGGCCATCAACAAG GGTCTGCAGGCGGCCCAGAAGGATTCCCAGGTGAAGATGATGGAGGGCAGGCTGAAGCAGACAGAGATCAACAGCGCCACTCAGAACCAGCTACTGTTCCACATGCTGAAGGAGAAAGCTGAACTCAACCCTGAGCTGGACGCTCTGCTGGGCAACGCAATGCAAG AGATAGGTTACCTACTGGTGG GAGAGAATGGAGATGACAGCAGTAGTGATGAGTCCTCTACCACCAGCCCAGCCACAGAGGGAAG TTTATTGGCCTCTGACCTCCTGAAACTGTGTGGAGAGGCCAAACCTAGGAAG GCACGCAGAAGGACAACCACCCAGATGGAGCTGCTGTATGCTGGTAGTGGTGAATTTGACTCCCCTACGGGGGACTTTTCTGCCTCCCTGCTACCTATGGCAGAGGCCCAGGAAGGGACAGGGGACATGGGGCCAGTAGCAGGATATCTCGgggacagggaacagggaactcaCTGTAACTCACT tTCTGGAGTCTGGTCTTCGATGGGAGCTGAGAGTAGATCACTGGAACGCTCACCTCGAACACCCAGGAGGATGCTAGAGAAGGGAGGACAACCTCCCTTAGACGTCAAGGAACACACACCTATGGACCCCAAAGGACACCCGGCATATCAAGGACAAAG AGGGGTGATCAACCCTGTGTCATCCCCTAAGAGCAGCCATGCTGCCAGACTAAAGTGTGTCTATGTGGCTGAGGGACACACCAAACCTGTCATGTGTGTCGACTGCACTGATGACCTGCTCTTCACTGGCTCTAAAG ATCGTACGTGTAAGGTGTGGAACCTGGTGACTGGTCAAGAGATCATGTCTCTGGGAGATCATCCCAGCAGTGTGGTGTCTGTTAGATACTGTTCCAGCCTGGTCTTCACTGTCTCCACCGCTTACATCAAGGTCTGGGACATCCGAGACTCCGCCAAGTGCATACGCACACTCac gtCGTCGGGCCAGGTGAGTTCAGGGGAcagctgtgtgtctctcaggtCCCTATCCATCCCTCCAGGAGAGAACCAGATCAACCAGATTTCTCTGAACCCTACGGGATCCTACCTCTACTCCGCCTCCGGCAACTTAGTCCGCATGTGGGACCTCAGGAA GTTTGTGTCTACTGGGAAGCTGACGGGTCACCTGGGTCCGGTCTTGTGTCTGACCGTTGACCAGATGGGCAACGGTCAAGACGTGGTCCTAACGGGGTCCAAGGACCACACCCTGAAGATGTTTGAGGTGACGGAGGGTGTCCAGGGCAGCATTGTGTCCTGTCACAACTTTGAGCCACCACACCAGGAGTGTATCGTCTCTCTGGCTGTTCAGGGGAACAGCCTCTACAGCAGCTCCAGAGACTACTGCATCAAGAAGTGGGACCTGTCCCGGAAACGACTAGTACAG